A window of Malania oleifera isolate guangnan ecotype guangnan chromosome 5, ASM2987363v1, whole genome shotgun sequence contains these coding sequences:
- the LOC131155217 gene encoding tubby-like F-box protein 3, which translates to MSFKSIIQDMRGEFGSMSRKGFEVKFGYGLRSRSHRAAQDGVLVAVDALRQSCWANMPPELLRDVLMRIEASDGTWPPRKNVVACAGVCRSWREIMKEIVKTPEVSGKLTFPISLKQPGPRNSLLQCYIKRNRSNQTYHLYLSLNQALNDDGKFLLAARKCRRPTCTDYIISLNADDVSKGSSTYVGKLRSNFLGTKFTIYDAQPPNAAAKVMKCRSTKLVGLKQVSPRVPAGNYPVAHISYELNVLGSRGPRRMQCIMDAIPASAIEPGGVAPTQTEFMHSNLDSFPSLPFFRSKSTRVDSFQSGPLSSQKDGMLILKNKAPRWHEQLQCWCLNFNGRVTVASVKNFQLVASPENGFAGPEHEKVILQFGKVGKDVFTMDYQYPISAFQAFAVCLSSFDTKIACE; encoded by the exons ATGTCGTTTAAGAGTATTATTCAGGACATGAGGGGTGAGTTCGGGAGCATGTCTAGAAAAGGGTTTGAAGTGAAGTTTGGGTATGGATTAAGATCTAGGTCACATAGGGCCGCTCAGGACGGCGTACTGGTGGCGGTGGATGCTTTGAGGCAGAGTTGCTGGGCCAACATGCCACCGGAGCTTCTCAGGGACGTGCTTATGAGGATAGAAGCATCTGACGGCACTTGGCCGCCTCGGAAAAATGTGGTTGCTTGTGCAGGTGTATGCAGAAGTTGGAGGGAGATAATGAAGGAAATTGTGAAAACACCAGAAGTCTCTGGCAAATTAACGTTCCCAATCTCCCTGAAACAG CCTGGCCCAAGAAACTCCCTCCTTCAATGCTATATAAAACGGAATCGAAGCAACCAGACATACCATCTTTACCTCAGTCTAAATCAAG CTTTGAATGATGATGGTAAGTTTCTGCTTGCTGCTCGGAAATGTCGACGGCCTACTTGCACTGACTACATCATTTCTCTAAATGCCGATGATGTTTCAAAGGGAAGCAGCACCTATGTTGGGAAgttgag ATCAAACTTCCTTGGAACCAAGTTCACAATATATGATGCGCAGCCTCCAAATGCTGCAGCCAAAGTTATGAAATGTCGTTCCACCAAGCTAGTGGGCTTGAAGCAAGTTTCTCCCAGAGTTCCTGCTGGCAATTATCCTGTGGCGCACATATCATATGAATTGAATGTCTTGGGTTCTAG GGGCCCAAGAAGAATGCAATGTATCATGGATGCCATCCCTGCCTCTGCTATTGAgccaggtggagtggcacctacaCAGACAGAATTCATGCATAGCAATCTGGATTCCTTTCCGTCCCTCCCGTTTTTCAGATCCAAGTCTACTCGCGTGGACAGTTTCCAATCTGGACCTTTGTCTAGTCAGAAAGATGGAATGCTGATTTTGAAGAACAAGGCACCTAGGTGGCATGAGCAACTCCAGTGCTGGTGCCTGAACTTTAATGGACGGGTGACAGTGGCTTCCGTAAAAAACTTTCAGCTGGTTGCTTCTCCGGAGAATGGATTTGCTGGACCTGAGCATGAGAAGGTTATTCTCCAGTTTGGGAAAGTGGGAAAGGATGTGTTCACCATGGATTATCAGTATCCAATATCGGCTTTCCAGGCATTTGCCGTCTGCCTCAGCAGCTTTGACACTAAGATTGCTTGTGAATGA